The genomic interval AAAACAACGAGGAAACAGATGTCCGATCCGCTCCACGCATCTCAACCGACTTGTGCGCAGACGCTACGCGCGCTGTCGCGCTACCCCGGCCGCACAGCGTTCAGTTGGCCCGGCGGTTCGATGACCTACCAGGGCGCCATCGACCTGATCGGACGGATCCAGGGCGTGTTCATGCGGCTTGGACTTCAGCCCGGCGCGCGCGTCGCGTTCCTCACCGCCAATCGCGCCGACACCTGGTGCGCCGGCAATGCCGCGCAATTGGCGCGCCTCTGCATCACCTGGCTGCATCCGCTGGGATCGCTGGAAGACCAGCTCTTCCAGCTCGAGGATTCCGAGGCCGAAGTGCTGGTGGTCGATGCGAGCGCCTTCCGCGATCGCGGCGGCGAGCTCGCTGCGAAGGCGGGCCGGCTGAAAGCGGTGTTCACCATGGGGCCAGCCGGCTACGGCGTCGATCTGCTGGCGGCGATCGAGAACGCGGGACACGCCAGCGCGCAGTGCCTCGCTGGCCTCGACGATCTCTCCACGCTGAACTACACCGGCGGCACCACCGGCAAATCCAAGGGCGCGTTGCGCTATCACCGCGAAAATGCTGGAGCCGCCGCCGCGATCCTCGCCGATTTCGAGATTCCCGACGCCGCGCGCTATCTCACGGTCGCGCCGATCAGCCATGTCGCGGGCACGAAGGTGCTGCCGACCCTGATGCGCGGCGGCACCGTGCACATGCTGAAAGGTTTTGATCCCGAGGCGGTGCTTGCGACGATCGCGCGCGAGCGCATCAACTTCACCCTGTTCGTACCGACCATGATCTATGTGCTGCTCGATCAGCCCTCGCTCGGCAAGACCGACCTGTCCTCGCTCGAGCTCGTGCTCTATGGCGCATCCGCGATGTCGCCAAGCCGGCTGGTCGAGGGCATCGAGCGCATCGGCCCGGTGTTCTCGCAGCTCTACGGCCAGACCGAATGCTATCCGGTCTCGGTGCTGCGCAAGTCGGATCACGATCCCAAGACGCCGGAGCTGTTCTTGTCGTGCGGCTTCCCGATCGCGGCGTGCGAGGTGAAAATCCTCGACGACGACGACCAGGAGGTGAAGACGGGCGATGCCGGCGAAATCTGCGTGCGCGCCCCGCATGTGATGGCCGAGTACTGGAAGCGTCCGGACATCACCGCGGAGACGCTGAAAAACGGCTGGGTGCACACCGGCGACATCGCGCGCAAGGACGAGCGCGGCTACATGTTCATCCTCGACCGCAAGAAGGACATGATCGTCTCGGGCGGCTTCAACATCTTTCCGCGCGAGGTCGAGGACGTGCTGTCGCAGCACGCCGACGTCGCGATGGTTGCGGTCGTCGGCATACCCGACGACAAGTGGGGCGAAGCGGTCACCGCGATCGTCGTGCCGCGTGACGGCGCGAACCCCAATGCGGACGAGCTGATCAACCTCGTGAAGTCGAAGAAGGGATCGGCGCATGCGCCGAAGCAGATCCAGTTCGTCAAGCAGTTGCCGATGACCGGCGTCGGCAAGGTCGACAAGAAGGTGCTGCGCGCGAGCTTCTGGAGCGGGCGAGACCGGATGGTGGGGTAAAACTATAGCGTTCTAGTTTCGAGGTTTGCAACCATTCGTACCCAGCACCGGATGACCAACCCGGGGTTTTACGGTCTCGCTGTGACCCGCAAACAACAGCGAGCAAGGGACTTTTCGGACACCACACCCGCGCAATTGCAGGGGATTCGGCGAATCACCTAGACCGCCAATGGGGCTGGGGAAGCGGAGTGTAAGCATGAGAGTCGCTTCCCTGGAAAGTGCGGTGGCCGCGATCACGTTGATCACGGCTATCATAGTCCTGCTGTGGGAGATCAAGATCTTTTACGGCATGTGAAGGCAGGACGTCGGCGTCGAACAAGAGGCCTCCGATCAAGAAGAGGTTCGCGACAGGCATCCCTTCCGCGGCGGCGGAAGCCTGCCCTTCAAGTCACTCCCCGAGCACGCGCCGATCGGCGATGTACGCGAAGCTGCGGGACAAGCCCGGCTATCACCGCTTCTCAATCACCAGACTCTGCACTGCCCGACCGAAATAGCCTTGCCTGTCGGCAAGCCGCGACATCGCGAGTCCCGCGCCATCAGGGCCGATCCAGGAGTCGCCATCGAGCAAAATCCATTCGCCGACCGGCTGCCGCGCAAAGCTCACCGTGAGGTCGGCATTGATGTAGGTCCAAGCGCGAAAATCCAGCGTCGACGCGGTGCCGTTGGAAAAATCCGCCGCGACCACGGCGCGCATCGCCTGCGAGACCGCCGATCCCTCGATCAGCGGATGATCGACGCGGAACCAGATCGCGCCGGCGCCAGCCTGGCCGAAGCGGCCGCGGGCGGCGCGCATCGACACCGAGCGCACGAACGGGCTGGTGGCGGCGTGGCCATCCTCGACCAGCGACTCTTCCGGCGACGGCAGGGTCACCGGCAGCTCCTTGACGTCGTCGGGGAGCATGAGCGCCTGCCGCTTGATCTTCAGCACCGTGGCCCCGACCACCACGACACCGTCGGCCAAAAGCTTGATGCCGCAAAGCTGGATTTTTCGGCCCTCGCGCAGCACCTCGGTCGCAATCGTGAGCGGCGCCACGGGCACCGGACGCATCAAATCAATGGTGACGCGCGCGATGTCCATCGCGACCTGCGTCGGAATCCGCTCGGCCGCCCACACCACGAGCGAAGCCGGCGCCGAACCGTGCTGCATCCGCGGATCCCAGGGACCCGCGGCGTCGGGGCTGGTGACGACGCTGTTGCCGTCGACACGGAAGATGGGGGGCATCGTGCGTTCTCTATTGGCTGGACGCTCGGAGTTCAGAAGTACGTGTCGTCCTGGCGAAAGCCAGGACCCATAACCCCAGGGAGTGGTTGTGGCGCGAGACTGGTAACCACGAGTCTTCGCCAAACTTCTCCCTGTGGCTATGGGTCCCGGATCGGCGCGCGCTTAAGGCGCGCTTGTCCGGGACGACGGCGATTACAACGGCGGATCGACGGCTTCGTCATATTCCTTCTTGAAGCGCGCGATCAGCTCGGCAGCCGGCATGACCTTCTCGACGCTGCCGATGCCCTGGCCCGAGCCCCAGATCTCCTTCCAGGCCTTTGGCTTGGCGCGCTCGCCGGACGCATCGGTGCCGAAATTCATCTTGGAGGGATCGGAGGTCGGCAGGTTTTCGGGATCCATGCCTGCGGCGAGGATCGACGGCTTCAGATAATTGCCGTGCACGCCGGTGAAGAGGTTGGAGTAGACGATGTCGTCGGCCGTCGAGGAGGCGATCATCTCCTTGTACTTCTCGACCGCGTTGGCTTCCTTGGTGGCAATGAAGGCCGAGCCGATATAGGCGAAGTCGGCGCCGAGGATACGCGCGGCGCGGATCGCCTTGCCGTTGCCGATCGCGCCCGACAGCGCGATTGGGCCGTCGAACCACTTTCGCGTCTCGGCCACGAAGGCGAGCGGCGAGATCACGCCGGCATGGCCGCCGGCACCGGC from Bradyrhizobium arachidis carries:
- a CDS encoding thioesterase family protein, whose translation is MPPIFRVDGNSVVTSPDAAGPWDPRMQHGSAPASLVVWAAERIPTQVAMDIARVTIDLMRPVPVAPLTIATEVLREGRKIQLCGIKLLADGVVVVGATVLKIKRQALMLPDDVKELPVTLPSPEESLVEDGHAATSPFVRSVSMRAARGRFGQAGAGAIWFRVDHPLIEGSAVSQAMRAVVAADFSNGTASTLDFRAWTYINADLTVSFARQPVGEWILLDGDSWIGPDGAGLAMSRLADRQGYFGRAVQSLVIEKR
- a CDS encoding AMP-binding protein; its protein translation is MSDPLHASQPTCAQTLRALSRYPGRTAFSWPGGSMTYQGAIDLIGRIQGVFMRLGLQPGARVAFLTANRADTWCAGNAAQLARLCITWLHPLGSLEDQLFQLEDSEAEVLVVDASAFRDRGGELAAKAGRLKAVFTMGPAGYGVDLLAAIENAGHASAQCLAGLDDLSTLNYTGGTTGKSKGALRYHRENAGAAAAILADFEIPDAARYLTVAPISHVAGTKVLPTLMRGGTVHMLKGFDPEAVLATIARERINFTLFVPTMIYVLLDQPSLGKTDLSSLELVLYGASAMSPSRLVEGIERIGPVFSQLYGQTECYPVSVLRKSDHDPKTPELFLSCGFPIAACEVKILDDDDQEVKTGDAGEICVRAPHVMAEYWKRPDITAETLKNGWVHTGDIARKDERGYMFILDRKKDMIVSGGFNIFPREVEDVLSQHADVAMVAVVGIPDDKWGEAVTAIVVPRDGANPNADELINLVKSKKGSAHAPKQIQFVKQLPMTGVGKVDKKVLRASFWSGRDRMVG
- a CDS encoding nitronate monooxygenase family protein, which produces MSMPALFKGRLSIPVIGSPLFIISVPDLVIAQCKAGVVGSFPALNARPPELLDEWLARITEELAAYDRAHPERPSAPFAVNQIVHKSNNRLDHDMQLCAKYKVPMIISSLGAREELNQAVHGWGGIVFHDVINQKFAHKAIEKGADGLILVAAGAGGHAGVISPLAFVAETRKWFDGPIALSGAIGNGKAIRAARILGADFAYIGSAFIATKEANAVEKYKEMIASSTADDIVYSNLFTGVHGNYLKPSILAAGMDPENLPTSDPSKMNFGTDASGERAKPKAWKEIWGSGQGIGSVEKVMPAAELIARFKKEYDEAVDPPL